In Catenulispora sp. EB89, a single genomic region encodes these proteins:
- a CDS encoding ricin-type beta-trefoil lectin domain protein, protein MDASGSQPGHQGAGRQVRGRSLHDVLHDPGTGIAQQAVIPLDPSRVALIAHAVLTALAAGTVHGYINPYTILLTDDGTVLLVGDRVAPGATPANDIFALGIALFEAVEGYAPHPAEALPAMRNAGALGPLIEALTEPDPAQRVDAAGALGVLRASAEAAAASAAAAEAAAAVAADATATSTLPKVEAGAGAGPAGVGGDGNASDDTSMLPQIPAEPAGFAGPAAIPVSPAGAHVPGGPFAPPPIPPAFGYPAHEAHPQARRKVLVIGGVVTAVVLIGGVALGVTEPWHRTDNSVSTVPGVPVGPTSVPGTPAATPSAPTTPSATTSTPTPTPTAPKPTTLVSMTLCLDAASDAGGVHSGAKVTATSCHGSPNQAWQIQPDGTIHSMAVANLCLDAAAPTGKVLNAAQVSAWTCHGGPNQDWVWNANGTVSPAANSGLCLDAAGPVPIHAGANVTAWPCNGGPNEKWAKQ, encoded by the coding sequence ATGGACGCGAGCGGGTCCCAGCCCGGTCATCAGGGCGCCGGACGCCAGGTCCGCGGGCGTTCGCTGCACGACGTGCTGCACGATCCGGGCACCGGCATCGCGCAGCAGGCGGTCATTCCGCTGGACCCGAGCCGGGTGGCGCTGATCGCGCACGCGGTCCTGACGGCGCTGGCGGCCGGGACGGTGCACGGGTACATCAACCCGTACACCATCCTGCTGACCGACGACGGCACCGTACTGCTGGTCGGCGACCGCGTCGCCCCGGGCGCCACGCCGGCGAACGACATCTTCGCACTGGGCATCGCACTGTTCGAGGCGGTGGAGGGCTACGCCCCGCACCCCGCCGAGGCGCTGCCGGCGATGCGGAACGCGGGGGCGCTCGGGCCGCTGATCGAGGCGCTGACGGAGCCGGATCCGGCGCAGCGGGTCGACGCGGCGGGGGCGCTGGGGGTGTTGCGGGCCAGTGCTGAGGCGGCCGCGGCTTCGGCGGCGGCCGCGGAGGCTGCGGCGGCGGTTGCGGCGGATGCCACGGCGACGAGCACGCTGCCGAAGGTGGAGGCGGGGGCTGGGGCTGGGCCGGCTGGCGTCGGCGGGGACGGCAACGCCTCGGATGACACTTCGATGCTCCCGCAGATACCGGCTGAGCCCGCCGGATTCGCAGGACCCGCAGCCATTCCGGTCAGCCCGGCAGGCGCACATGTCCCCGGTGGCCCGTTCGCCCCGCCGCCGATACCTCCCGCTTTCGGCTATCCGGCGCATGAGGCCCATCCCCAGGCGCGGCGCAAGGTGCTGGTCATCGGCGGCGTCGTCACGGCGGTCGTGCTCATCGGCGGGGTCGCGCTCGGCGTGACCGAGCCTTGGCACCGGACGGACAACAGCGTCTCGACCGTCCCCGGCGTGCCGGTCGGCCCGACATCGGTGCCGGGCACCCCGGCCGCGACCCCGTCGGCGCCGACGACACCGTCCGCGACCACCAGCACTCCGACCCCGACACCGACGGCCCCGAAGCCGACCACTCTGGTGTCGATGACACTGTGCCTGGACGCGGCCTCCGACGCCGGCGGCGTCCACTCCGGCGCGAAGGTCACCGCCACGAGCTGCCACGGCAGCCCGAACCAGGCGTGGCAGATCCAGCCGGACGGCACGATTCACTCCATGGCCGTCGCGAACCTGTGCCTGGACGCGGCCGCGCCGACCGGCAAGGTCCTGAACGCCGCCCAGGTCTCCGCCTGGACCTGCCACGGCGGCCCGAACCAGGACTGGGTGTGGAACGCCAACGGCACGGTCTCGCCGGCGGCGAACAGCGGGCTGTGCCTGGACGCGGCGGGGCCGGTGCCGATCCACGCGGGGGCGAACGTGACGGCGTGGCCGTGCAACGGGGGGCCGAATGAGAAGTGGGCCAAGCAGTAG
- a CDS encoding DUF4232 domain-containing protein codes for MKKITLSSAAVVALCGAVSLTACGSSKSSASGPGPATGGTTSAAVSAPSDAPSSGVGTAGSTASASASSAASAHASTSGKSPTSAPTAPTAPTTPHNDDSYAYTHRCAASQVTLQVSRMTDVPTRRLITVRNNGATSCGLSYFPLVSLGNAQSADHSKDSKPLIPGGLGGPPAYVLYAGKTAYAVLDLNPAGSGTGTATTLDEINVLAADTMPNAATKNFPLGGGSVGKPKLGLYEAGVADAVASMQGANTPQ; via the coding sequence ATGAAGAAGATCACGCTCTCGTCCGCCGCCGTCGTCGCGCTGTGCGGCGCCGTCTCGCTCACTGCTTGTGGGTCCTCGAAGTCCAGCGCGTCCGGGCCAGGCCCCGCCACCGGAGGGACTACGTCGGCGGCGGTGAGCGCTCCGTCGGACGCGCCTTCATCGGGGGTCGGGACGGCTGGGAGCACGGCGTCGGCCTCGGCGTCATCAGCGGCGTCGGCTCACGCCTCGACCAGTGGGAAGTCTCCGACCAGCGCCCCGACCGCCCCGACCGCCCCGACCACTCCGCACAACGACGACAGCTACGCCTACACGCACCGCTGCGCCGCCTCACAGGTGACGCTCCAGGTCTCCCGCATGACCGACGTGCCGACCCGCCGCCTGATCACGGTGCGCAACAACGGCGCCACCTCCTGCGGCCTGAGCTACTTCCCGCTGGTGAGCCTGGGCAACGCGCAGTCCGCGGACCACAGCAAGGACTCGAAGCCGCTGATCCCCGGCGGCCTCGGCGGCCCGCCGGCCTACGTGCTCTATGCGGGCAAGACCGCCTACGCCGTCCTGGACCTCAACCCCGCCGGCTCCGGCACGGGCACCGCCACGACCCTCGACGAGATCAACGTCCTGGCCGCCGACACCATGCCGAACGCGGCCACGAAGAACTTCCCGCTCGGCGGCGGCTCCGTCGGCAAGCCGAAGCTGGGACTGTACGAGGCCGGCGTCGCGGACGCGGTCGCCTCGATGCAGGGCGCCAACACGCCGCAGTAG
- a CDS encoding helix-turn-helix domain-containing protein — protein sequence MAGHTDDFAARLRELKDRSGRSYGALAQRLHTSTSTLHRYCNGTTVPAEFAPAERFARACGAAPEEVLALHRLWLLADAERRAEAGAGRAEAAGASGTRAPEASTTPAADPAPPGADPDTPPTAPVVISPGSQREASRATSKKWLKPALAGLAAAAVLIPLALYATHDSGTSPHSAGSAPAPTPSDSPPAATPSSSVPSSSAPTTTPSPSTSSSPTPTPTLPTPVTVNVLADNWDTECGQWFYATQPPSEVHPPPGLPDVGLWAQPLGAVPGGHLRLQLTAQGTPGRPPVVLHTLYVHVVGAKPAPKGGYAYTMGSGCGGGLVPASFAIDLDAADPQIKAVKGQTSDDGVGLADFPFQVSGTDSQVLDVDAHSANQEVDWDLVLVWSCGDQQGTLTVNDHGRPFRTIGLTGKPAYWYDGSKWSTTTLDQ from the coding sequence TTGGCGGGGCACACCGACGATTTCGCGGCACGGCTGCGGGAACTGAAGGACCGTTCCGGTCGCAGCTACGGCGCGCTGGCCCAGCGGCTGCACACCAGCACCTCGACGCTCCACCGCTACTGCAACGGCACCACCGTCCCCGCCGAGTTCGCCCCGGCGGAGCGCTTCGCCCGGGCCTGCGGCGCGGCGCCGGAGGAGGTGCTGGCGCTGCATCGGCTGTGGCTCCTGGCCGATGCCGAGCGACGCGCCGAGGCTGGGGCGGGGCGCGCAGAAGCTGCGGGAGCTAGCGGCACTCGTGCCCCGGAAGCGAGCACGACACCGGCGGCCGACCCCGCGCCGCCCGGCGCGGACCCCGACACGCCGCCGACCGCACCCGTCGTCATCAGCCCGGGAAGCCAACGCGAAGCCAGCCGCGCCACCTCCAAGAAGTGGCTCAAGCCCGCCCTCGCCGGACTAGCCGCAGCCGCCGTCCTCATCCCGCTGGCCCTCTACGCCACCCACGACTCCGGCACCTCGCCCCACTCCGCCGGCAGCGCCCCCGCCCCGACTCCCTCGGACTCCCCTCCCGCCGCCACGCCGTCGTCGTCGGTCCCGTCGTCGTCGGCCCCGACGACGACTCCGTCGCCGTCGACCTCCTCGTCGCCGACCCCCACGCCGACCCTCCCGACCCCCGTCACCGTCAACGTCCTCGCGGACAACTGGGACACCGAGTGCGGCCAGTGGTTCTACGCCACCCAACCCCCGTCCGAAGTCCACCCACCCCCGGGCCTGCCCGACGTCGGCCTCTGGGCCCAGCCCCTCGGCGCGGTCCCGGGCGGCCACCTCCGCCTCCAGCTCACCGCGCAGGGCACCCCCGGACGTCCGCCGGTCGTGCTGCACACGCTCTACGTCCACGTCGTCGGCGCGAAGCCCGCGCCGAAGGGCGGCTATGCCTACACCATGGGCTCCGGTTGCGGCGGCGGGCTGGTCCCGGCCTCGTTCGCCATCGATCTGGACGCCGCGGATCCGCAGATCAAGGCGGTCAAGGGCCAGACCTCGGACGACGGTGTCGGGCTCGCCGACTTCCCGTTCCAGGTCTCCGGCACCGACTCGCAGGTGCTGGACGTCGACGCGCACTCCGCGAACCAGGAGGTCGACTGGGACCTGGTCCTGGTCTGGAGCTGCGGGGACCAGCAGGGCACGCTGACGGTCAACGACCACGGCAGGCCGTTCCGCACCATCGGCCTGACCGGGAAGCCCGCGTACTGGTACGACGGTTCGAAGTGGAGCACCACGACGCTCGACCAGTGA
- a CDS encoding choice-of-anchor P family protein yields the protein MRLRIGLRACGMTAALIGTTLGVVSPSQACNMNPQAEAYVVSAQALGGLVNVPPTPDSKFPPGGTKTLPTLNLGPINVDALLTATTAGDPKAGTASSSATAAHLILTIPLVGSLDITGIKATCTAPATPGTATGTSTIATAVFTPVAPPAPLPPLPPVTITIPTGVNQTVAVPVLGSIVFNKQTTDNDGNLTVEAADITLAGGQEVVLGYAECGGAAPSTSSPQHHMH from the coding sequence ATGCGTCTCCGAATCGGGCTGCGTGCGTGCGGCATGACCGCCGCGCTGATCGGCACCACGCTGGGCGTCGTCTCGCCCTCGCAGGCCTGCAACATGAACCCCCAGGCGGAGGCGTACGTCGTCTCCGCGCAGGCGCTCGGCGGCCTGGTCAACGTGCCGCCGACGCCGGACTCGAAGTTCCCGCCCGGCGGCACCAAGACGCTGCCGACGCTGAACCTCGGGCCGATCAACGTCGACGCCCTGCTCACCGCCACCACCGCGGGCGACCCGAAGGCCGGCACCGCCTCGTCGTCGGCGACCGCGGCGCACCTGATCCTCACCATCCCGCTGGTCGGCTCGCTCGACATCACCGGGATCAAGGCCACCTGCACCGCCCCGGCCACCCCGGGCACCGCCACCGGCACCTCCACCATCGCCACGGCGGTCTTCACCCCGGTGGCGCCGCCGGCGCCGCTGCCCCCGCTGCCGCCGGTGACGATCACCATCCCGACCGGCGTGAACCAGACGGTCGCCGTGCCGGTCCTGGGCAGCATCGTGTTCAACAAGCAGACCACGGACAACGACGGCAACCTGACCGTCGAGGCCGCGGACATCACGCTGGCCGGCGGCCAGGAGGTCGTCCTCGGCTACGCGGAGTGCGGCGGCGCCGCGCCGAGCACCAGCAGCCCGCAGCACCACATGCACTAA
- a CDS encoding glycoside hydrolase domain-containing protein, which produces MPAPRPALDVPVLPVASGLDYAWTPHPSNGAMTAAGYKFAVRYLSYSPAKNLTPDEAQALTTAGIAVVCNWEAAVDGPRRGFGQGAMDATEAARLAAACGMPGDRPIYFSVDWDVQSADMAAVNAYFDGVASVIGVARTGAYSSYDALGWLSASGRIRWAWQSCSAAFSNGRNRAPYPGIQLWQNRTPFTFDGAEVDGDVALTPDFGQWGASGFPYPLGSGGRMAGGVHSDGRIELFAVTPSGGIANRFETAPNAPWSAPWSGWGDFSPARGFGFAARTNSVAAGRHADGRLEVFAVMSDGSVQNRFETAVNGAWSGWNAFAPSGTVKSLTVGAHADGRMALFGVTPRGGIANCFETVPNGPWSGWNAFGPQGGVTDAVAVAGHADGRLEVFAVMSDGSMRNRFETVVNGSWSDWTVYGPTGGANGYSAPGAATAGVHQDGRVEVFAVTPGGGIRNRFETAPGVGWSGWGDGFGPDNLGPGGAVTAASVSRHADGRLEVFAVLADGSVRSRFETAANRAWSGWGEFAGAGTVKA; this is translated from the coding sequence GTGCCCGCGCCCCGGCCCGCTCTGGACGTCCCGGTGCTACCGGTCGCGTCCGGCTTGGACTACGCCTGGACTCCGCATCCCTCGAACGGCGCGATGACCGCCGCCGGCTACAAGTTCGCCGTCCGGTACCTCAGCTACAGCCCGGCGAAGAACCTCACGCCGGACGAGGCACAGGCGCTGACCACGGCCGGGATCGCAGTGGTCTGCAACTGGGAGGCCGCGGTCGACGGGCCGCGCCGGGGCTTCGGCCAGGGCGCGATGGACGCGACCGAGGCGGCGCGGCTGGCGGCGGCGTGCGGGATGCCGGGGGACCGGCCGATCTACTTCAGCGTGGACTGGGACGTGCAGTCCGCTGACATGGCGGCGGTCAACGCGTACTTCGACGGCGTCGCCTCGGTCATCGGGGTCGCTCGCACCGGCGCGTACTCCAGCTATGACGCGCTGGGCTGGCTGTCGGCGTCCGGTCGTATCCGGTGGGCCTGGCAGTCGTGTTCGGCGGCGTTTTCGAACGGCCGCAATCGCGCGCCGTATCCGGGCATTCAGCTGTGGCAGAACCGGACGCCTTTCACGTTCGACGGTGCGGAGGTGGACGGCGATGTGGCGCTGACGCCGGACTTCGGGCAGTGGGGCGCCAGCGGGTTCCCGTATCCGCTGGGGAGTGGCGGCCGGATGGCCGGCGGCGTGCACAGCGACGGCCGGATCGAGCTGTTCGCCGTGACGCCGTCGGGCGGGATCGCGAACCGTTTCGAGACGGCGCCGAATGCTCCGTGGTCCGCTCCGTGGTCCGGGTGGGGCGACTTCAGCCCGGCCAGGGGGTTCGGGTTCGCCGCTCGCACGAATTCGGTGGCGGCGGGACGGCATGCCGACGGTCGGTTGGAGGTGTTCGCCGTGATGAGCGACGGTTCGGTGCAGAACCGCTTCGAGACCGCGGTGAACGGCGCGTGGTCGGGGTGGAACGCGTTCGCGCCGTCCGGGACTGTTAAGTCTTTGACTGTCGGGGCGCATGCCGATGGTCGGATGGCGCTCTTCGGGGTGACGCCGCGGGGCGGGATCGCGAACTGCTTCGAGACGGTGCCGAACGGGCCGTGGTCGGGGTGGAACGCGTTCGGGCCGCAGGGCGGCGTCACGGATGCGGTGGCAGTGGCCGGGCACGCTGACGGACGCCTGGAGGTGTTCGCGGTGATGAGCGACGGCTCGATGCGGAACAGGTTCGAGACGGTGGTGAACGGTTCGTGGTCCGACTGGACCGTCTACGGCCCGACCGGCGGTGCGAACGGCTACAGCGCTCCGGGCGCGGCGACGGCTGGTGTGCACCAGGACGGACGCGTCGAGGTCTTCGCGGTCACGCCGGGCGGCGGGATCCGGAACCGGTTCGAGACCGCGCCCGGCGTCGGCTGGTCGGGGTGGGGCGACGGCTTCGGTCCGGACAACCTCGGACCTGGCGGCGCGGTCACCGCCGCCTCGGTGAGCCGGCATGCTGATGGCCGGTTGGAGGTCTTCGCTGTGCTGGCCGACGGTTCGGTTCGGAGCCGGTTCGAGACTGCGGCGAACCGGGCGTGGTCGGGGTGGGGTGAGTTCGCTGGGGCTGGGACCGTGAAGGCCTGA
- a CDS encoding SGNH/GDSL hydrolase family protein, translating to MFFKDGQHILLIGDSITDCGRREENAPFGNGYVSLLRAFTTARHPEARLTWTNRGISGNTVRHLADRWEADALAPRPDWLSVMIGINDVWRAFDGHPENAVPLPEYIETLRTLLRRAVEETGCRLILADPYIIEPDLTEPQRAASDTFVTAVAGLAEEFDAVHVPTQRVFDGALVTTASADWAGDRIHPNLAGHALIADAFMKALEI from the coding sequence GTGTTCTTCAAGGACGGCCAGCACATCCTTCTCATCGGCGACAGCATCACTGACTGCGGACGCCGCGAAGAGAACGCCCCCTTCGGCAACGGGTACGTCAGCCTGCTGCGGGCGTTCACCACCGCCCGGCATCCCGAGGCCCGTCTGACCTGGACCAACCGCGGCATCAGCGGCAACACCGTGCGGCACCTGGCCGACCGCTGGGAGGCCGACGCGCTGGCCCCGCGCCCGGACTGGCTGTCGGTGATGATCGGCATCAACGACGTCTGGCGCGCCTTCGACGGCCACCCGGAGAACGCCGTCCCGCTCCCGGAGTACATCGAGACCCTGCGCACGCTGCTGCGCCGGGCGGTCGAGGAGACCGGCTGCCGCCTGATCCTGGCCGACCCGTACATCATCGAGCCGGACCTCACCGAGCCGCAGCGCGCGGCCAGCGACACGTTCGTGACCGCGGTGGCGGGCCTGGCCGAGGAGTTCGACGCGGTGCACGTCCCGACCCAGCGGGTGTTCGACGGCGCGCTGGTCACCACGGCGTCGGCGGACTGGGCCGGGGACCGCATCCACCCGAACCTGGCGGGGCACGCGCTGATCGCCGACGCGTTCATGAAGGCGTTGGAGATCTGA
- a CDS encoding TetR/AcrR family transcriptional regulator, with translation MTDSEAGKTTSRGGKRERLASAAAEVFHHQGVERTTLNDIAQAADVPLGNVYYYFKTKDQLVEAALGAHRDRLADITGRLDQLPDPAARLKALIAGWVERRDVAARYGCPFGTLATELDKREDGLDQTAAGVLRALIDWTEEQFRQLGRADAHDLALELVAAYQGMSVLANALRDPEVMTARGGRLADWIDTLA, from the coding sequence GTGACTGACTCAGAAGCCGGGAAGACCACATCCCGGGGCGGCAAGCGCGAGCGGCTGGCGTCCGCCGCCGCCGAGGTGTTCCACCACCAGGGCGTGGAGCGCACCACGCTCAACGACATCGCGCAGGCGGCCGACGTCCCGCTGGGCAATGTCTACTACTACTTCAAGACCAAGGACCAGCTGGTCGAGGCCGCCCTCGGCGCGCACCGGGACCGGCTGGCCGACATCACCGGGCGGCTCGACCAGCTGCCCGATCCGGCCGCGCGGCTCAAGGCCCTGATCGCCGGCTGGGTCGAGCGGCGCGACGTCGCGGCCCGCTACGGCTGCCCCTTCGGGACCCTGGCCACCGAGCTCGACAAGCGCGAGGACGGCCTGGACCAGACCGCGGCCGGGGTGCTGCGCGCGCTGATCGACTGGACCGAGGAGCAGTTCCGCCAGCTCGGCCGGGCCGACGCGCACGATCTCGCCCTCGAACTCGTCGCGGCCTACCAGGGGATGTCGGTGCTGGCCAACGCGCTGCGCGATCCGGAGGTGATGACCGCGCGCGGCGGCCGTCTCGCGGATTGGATCGACACCCTCGCCTGA
- a CDS encoding SDR family oxidoreductase: MIVVTGATGNVGRTLVRQLSATGHAVTAVARRVQDSDVPAGVRAAAADLAEPAGLEPALQGAKALFLLVAGDDPAGVLARAKAAGVTRVVLVSSQGVGTRPGGAYAHAAGFEQAVAASGLEYTILRSGGLDSNAFAWVEPIRAQRVAPAPFAEVGLPFVDPDDVAAVAAAALTEDGHDGATYVLTGPAPTSPRERAAAIAEAIKAPVRFVEMTREEAQAQMAQFMPPEVVEGTLAILGEPTEEERAVSPDVERVLGRPAAPFSAWAVRNAAAFG; encoded by the coding sequence ATGATCGTCGTGACGGGTGCCACTGGGAACGTCGGCCGGACGCTGGTACGCCAGTTGTCCGCCACCGGACACGCGGTGACCGCCGTGGCCCGCCGCGTCCAGGACTCCGACGTCCCGGCCGGCGTGCGCGCGGCCGCCGCCGACCTCGCCGAGCCGGCCGGCCTGGAGCCCGCGTTGCAGGGCGCGAAGGCGCTGTTCCTGCTGGTCGCGGGCGACGACCCGGCCGGCGTGCTGGCCCGGGCCAAGGCGGCCGGCGTCACCCGGGTGGTGCTGGTCTCCTCGCAGGGCGTCGGCACCCGACCCGGCGGCGCCTACGCCCACGCGGCCGGGTTCGAGCAGGCGGTCGCCGCCTCAGGGCTCGAATACACGATCCTGCGATCCGGCGGCCTGGACTCCAACGCGTTCGCCTGGGTCGAGCCGATCCGCGCGCAGCGCGTCGCTCCGGCGCCGTTCGCCGAGGTCGGGCTGCCGTTCGTGGACCCGGACGACGTGGCCGCGGTCGCTGCGGCGGCGCTCACGGAGGACGGCCACGACGGCGCGACGTACGTGCTCACCGGCCCGGCGCCGACCTCGCCGCGCGAGCGCGCCGCGGCCATCGCGGAGGCGATCAAGGCGCCGGTGCGGTTCGTCGAGATGACGCGCGAGGAGGCACAGGCGCAGATGGCGCAGTTCATGCCGCCGGAGGTGGTGGAGGGCACGTTGGCGATCCTCGGCGAGCCGACGGAGGAGGAGCGGGCCGTGAGCCCGGACGTCGAGCGGGTGCTGGGCCGGCCGGCGGCGCCGTTCAGCGCGTGGGCGGTGCGGAACGCCGCGGCCTTCGGCTGA
- a CDS encoding zinc-binding alcohol dehydrogenase family protein codes for MKAIQFSAPGGPENVAEVDIPAPTPAAGRLAIAVRFAGLNFVDVLARRGAPGYASSWPFVPGMEVGGEVTALGEGVNGFAVGDTVVAFTVDGGGLAETVVAEAGLAARVPAGLALEAATTVPLTWATAVGLARAGHVAATDRVLVTGAGGGVGEALAAVLALRHPTALVGGTSARSAATLAAAYRPAIRDAEFAANAREAADGALFDVVLESIGGDVSAAMPALLAPGGRLVSYGAAAGQPDPAAPSLADLRRNNWTTAGFSIINRARGDAGAVGDLIAGVFALTAEGLAIPAPRVIGWSEAAEAHIAQAENRSPGKTVVAVRS; via the coding sequence ATGAAGGCCATCCAGTTCAGCGCGCCAGGCGGTCCGGAGAACGTCGCAGAGGTCGACATCCCCGCGCCGACCCCGGCCGCCGGCCGGCTCGCGATCGCGGTCCGCTTCGCCGGCCTGAACTTCGTCGACGTCCTGGCCCGGCGCGGCGCGCCCGGCTACGCGAGCAGCTGGCCCTTCGTGCCGGGCATGGAAGTCGGCGGCGAGGTGACCGCGCTCGGGGAGGGCGTGAACGGCTTCGCCGTCGGCGACACCGTCGTGGCGTTCACCGTCGACGGCGGCGGCCTGGCCGAGACCGTCGTCGCCGAGGCCGGCCTGGCCGCGCGGGTCCCCGCCGGCCTCGCCCTCGAAGCCGCCACCACCGTCCCGCTCACCTGGGCCACCGCCGTCGGCCTGGCCCGGGCCGGGCACGTCGCCGCGACCGACCGCGTCCTGGTCACCGGGGCCGGCGGCGGCGTCGGCGAGGCGCTCGCGGCGGTCCTGGCCCTGCGCCACCCCACGGCGCTGGTCGGCGGCACCAGCGCGCGCTCCGCCGCCACCCTCGCCGCCGCCTACCGCCCCGCGATCCGCGACGCCGAGTTCGCCGCCAACGCCCGCGAGGCCGCCGACGGCGCGCTGTTCGACGTGGTCCTGGAGTCCATCGGCGGCGACGTGTCGGCCGCGATGCCCGCGCTGCTCGCCCCCGGCGGCCGCCTGGTCAGCTACGGCGCCGCCGCCGGCCAGCCGGACCCCGCCGCCCCGAGCCTGGCGGACCTGCGCCGCAACAACTGGACCACGGCCGGCTTCAGCATCATCAACCGGGCCCGGGGCGACGCCGGCGCGGTCGGCGACCTCATCGCCGGGGTCTTCGCGCTCACCGCCGAGGGGCTGGCGATCCCGGCGCCGCGCGTCATCGGCTGGAGCGAGGCCGCCGAGGCGCACATCGCGCAGGCCGAGAACCGCAGCCCCGGCAAGACCGTCGTCGCGGTCCGGAGCTGA
- a CDS encoding ScbR family autoregulator-binding transcription factor has product MTPPPADSRGSAGSRGSASSRASAEPRTPSEPTQERARRTRRAILLAASECFAELGYATATTSEIAARAGVTKGALAFHFPAKAAIAAAIVEECYEQWPSVVTEVTPAHNRVLDLLGEVFARIAAQIREDPIVRATVRLQAERALISEPVHMPFVDWIATSTDLFRTAADRGELRPGADPGALARASVAGFQGVQHVSGILSGHADVAERVAEWWSVMRAGVAATTDDHVS; this is encoded by the coding sequence GTGACGCCGCCGCCGGCCGACTCGCGAGGCTCGGCCGGCTCCCGGGGCTCGGCCAGCTCCCGAGCCTCGGCCGAGCCCCGGACCCCGAGCGAGCCCACGCAGGAGCGCGCCCGCCGCACCCGCCGCGCGATCCTGCTGGCCGCGTCCGAGTGCTTCGCAGAGCTCGGCTACGCGACGGCCACCACCAGCGAGATCGCGGCCCGCGCCGGCGTCACCAAGGGCGCCCTCGCCTTCCACTTCCCGGCGAAGGCCGCCATCGCGGCGGCCATCGTCGAGGAGTGCTACGAGCAGTGGCCCTCGGTGGTCACCGAGGTGACGCCGGCGCACAATCGGGTCCTCGACCTCCTCGGCGAGGTCTTCGCCCGCATCGCGGCGCAGATCCGCGAGGACCCGATCGTCCGCGCGACGGTCCGCCTGCAAGCCGAGCGCGCGCTGATCTCCGAGCCGGTCCACATGCCGTTCGTGGACTGGATCGCCACCTCGACCGACCTGTTCCGCACCGCCGCCGACCGCGGCGAGCTCCGGCCCGGAGCCGATCCCGGCGCACTGGCCCGGGCCTCGGTCGCCGGCTTCCAGGGCGTCCAGCACGTCTCGGGCATCCTGTCCGGCCACGCCGACGTCGCCGAGCGAGTCGCCGAGTGGTGGTCGGTCATGCGGGCCGGCGTCGCCGCCACTACCGACGATCACGTTTCCTGA
- a CDS encoding PPOX class F420-dependent oxidoreductase encodes MSVIPASHTDLLERPVFCHLATIRADGTPHVNPMWFLWDGQFLSFTTSTKRAKYKELNDRPHAAVSINDPEAPYRYLELRGTVDRIEPDPEGDFFAVLADRYALPMDGPVGDAPTRVRIYLRPTHATFQ; translated from the coding sequence ATGTCCGTCATCCCCGCATCCCACACCGACCTGCTCGAGCGCCCCGTCTTCTGCCACCTGGCGACGATCCGCGCCGACGGCACCCCGCACGTGAACCCGATGTGGTTCCTGTGGGACGGCCAATTCCTGTCCTTCACCACCTCGACCAAGCGCGCGAAGTACAAGGAACTCAACGACCGCCCGCACGCCGCGGTCTCCATCAACGACCCCGAGGCCCCGTACCGCTACCTGGAGCTGCGCGGGACCGTGGACCGCATCGAGCCGGACCCGGAGGGTGACTTCTTCGCCGTCCTGGCCGACCGCTACGCGCTGCCGATGGACGGTCCCGTGGGCGACGCGCCGACCCGCGTGCGGATCTACCTGCGGCCGACGCACGCCACCTTCCAGTAG